In Thermomicrobiales bacterium, the genomic window CCCATTTCCGGTCATCGACATGGAAGTTCCGATGCACTTCGTTCCAAAGATCGTCCACGATCATCGTTTCGAACAGCTGGCGGTTGAGGCGTTCGTGCGTTTGGGTTGGCCAGTCGAGATAGGCTGAGGTTCCTCCGTCGGGCAGAACGACGATCAGTTCCAGATCGCGAACGTGGTGAACCATCTTCGACTTGTGTATCCAGCTGTTGTGATCGTCGAAGAGCCCATGGAGCTGCAGCAGCACTGGAAATGGGCCAGTCCCCGTATCCGGCAAGATGGCGTCATACGTGGTGCGCCGACCCAGCGCATGACTGTAGAACTGAACCGTCGCAACTCCCATGGTGTCCGCCCTTCCCTGCGCGTCGCCAATGCATCGTGGGCGTTACGGTAACGGTGGCTTGCGTCGGATGTCCAGTGGGGATCGGGTTCAGGATCTGTGTTCGGGAGACGAAACCGGGGAAAGCAAAGCGCTCTCCCCGGTTCTCTCTGGCGACTGACGACTGATGACTGCCGACTACGTGAGCCGTCTCGCGCCGAGATAGCGTGTCGAGTAGTAGTTCGAGCTGAGCGAGCTGATGCGGACTCCGGTGTTTTCGTTCTCGGCGTGGATGAACTGGTCGTTGCCGATGTACATGCCGACGTGCGAGAGCCCGACGGTGTAGGTGTTCTGGAAGAAGACCAGATCGCCCGGTTGCAGGCTGCCGTACTGGATCGGCGTGCCGGTGCCCCATTGGGTCCAGGTGCCGGCGCCGATATCGCGGCCGAGCACGTTGATCACGACCCAGTAGGTGAAGCCAGAGCAGTCGAAGCTGTTCGGACCGTGCGTCGCCCAGACATAGGGATAGCCGAGATAGCGCATGGCGAAATCGACCAGCGATTGCCCGGTCGCCGAGCCCAATCCATTGCCCGCGCCCGCGCCGCCTCCGGTGCTGCCGCCAGCGCCGCTGTACGGGCCGGTAGTGGAAAGGGCTGCGGTGGTGTAGCTCAGATAATCCCCATGCATGTAGCCGGAAACCCCGCCCCACTGGACCGGATAGAACCCGCTGACCGGAGAACCGGTTACGCGCACCACGGTGCCGACCGCTGCCACCCCGAGCACAGTGGCGGAGTAGCTGGCGTCGCTGCGGAAATTCAGCGTGTCGTTGACACGCGCGTTGCTGCCAGCGCCGAGATTGGTGCCACCGACACCGGAGTTGCCGCCCGTGTTCCCTCCGGTTCCGCCGCCGGACGAGTTTCGGCTCAGATAGTCGCCGTAGACGAAGCCATTGCGGCCACCATAGGTAATGGCAATCCAGCTACCGGAGCTTCCGTTGCGCAGGGTAACGGTCGTGCCCTCGCTGAGTACGGCAATGACCGCGCCGTCGTATCCGGCGCTGGCGCGGAATCGGACTCCATCGCCATTGGTCCCGGACACTGTGGCGACACCGGTGGCCGCCCCAGTGCCGCCGGTGCCTCCGCCATTGGTTCCGCCGGTGTTGGAGACGTTGCCAAGGAAGTCGGTATGCACGAAGCCGGCGCGTCCCGCGCAGGTGACCGGCTGCCAAACCCCGACTGCCGATCCGCGTGAAGCAACGGACGTTCCCTCGGCCAGGACCGTGATGATCGAAGCGGTCAGGCTGGCCCCCGACCGGCAGCGAACGCCGTCGCCATCGGTGTTCTGCACGACGCCGGTGGCGCCGGTCAGCGCTGCTGATGGCTCGACTGGCTGCTCGGCGACTATTTCCTCTCCGGAGGCCTGCAGGAAGCGCGACGCCACGAACCCGGCCTGCGTTCCACAGACCACCGGAGTCCATCCGTTGCTATCCGCGCCCGTAAGCGAAACCTGGGCGCCCAGCGGAAGCACGATCAGCACGGGGCTCTCCAGCGAGGCTCCGCTGCGGCATCGCAGCCCTCCGCCGCCTGTGTTGTAGA contains:
- a CDS encoding SH3 domain-containing protein, which gives rise to AEVTETETPAPVDTEIIPEETATEVIVTETATIEITATVVEETPTVEVGQTIPEVVDSPVVQQSISEVVSASIVSTAVVYNTGGGGLRCRSGASLESPVLIVLPLGAQVSLTGADSNGWTPVVCGTQAGFVASRFLQASGEEIVAEQPVEPSAALTGATGVVQNTDGDGVRCRSGASLTASIITVLAEGTSVASRGSAVGVWQPVTCAGRAGFVHTDFLGNVSNTGGTNGGGTGGTGAATGVATVSGTNGDGVRFRASAGYDGAVIAVLSEGTTVTLRNGSSGSWIAITYGGRNGFVYGDYLSRNSSGGGTGGNTGGNSGVGGTNLGAGSNARVNDTLNFRSDASYSATVLGVAAVGTVVRVTGSPVSGFYPVQWGGVSGYMHGDYLSYTTAALSTTGPYSGAGGSTGGGAGAGNGLGSATGQSLVDFAMRYLGYPYVWATHGPNSFDCSGFTYWVVINVLGRDIGAGTWTQWGTGTPIQYGSLQPGDLVFFQNTYTVGLSHVGMYIGNDQFIHAENENTGVRISSLSSNYYSTRYLGARRLT